From the Solanum stenotomum isolate F172 chromosome 4, ASM1918654v1, whole genome shotgun sequence genome, one window contains:
- the LOC125863160 gene encoding uncharacterized protein LOC125863160 → MPLTKFLQTKSILIYENPREIVIPPTHAVEIFIASMLRVESVIGMLMYKRPFIMSIIARTDSKALQVMSTLKGCIQKQNCGKECPFITKWHRYVKEVISCTGTSEEGMTASRWYLWLKSTSVIDQVNNFVLKWKEEA, encoded by the exons ATGCCATTGACTAAATTCTTGCAGACCAAAAGCATACTTATTTATGAAAATCCAAGAGAAATTGTTATTCCACCAACCCATGCTGTCGAGATATTCATTGCATCCATGCTGCGTGTTGAATCGGTCATTGGAATGTTAATGTACAAGCGTCCCTTTATCATGTCCATAATTGCACGTACAGACAGCAAAGCACTGCAG GTGATGTCTACACTAAAAGGGTGTATACAAAAGCAAAATTGTGGTAAAGAATGTCCATTCATTACCAAGTGGCATCGTTACGTAAAAGAAGTCATCAGTTGTACTGGGACATCTGAAGAGGGAATGACTGCCTCCAGGTGGTATCTATGGTTGAAATCCACATCTGTAATTGACCAAGTGAATAATTTCGTGTTAAAATGGAAAGAAGAAGCCTAG